A genomic region of Pseudomonas sp. KU43P contains the following coding sequences:
- the cycA gene encoding D-serine/D-alanine/glycine transporter, producing the protein MTRTSSPPAEDQHLQRNLTNRHIQLIAIGGAIGTGLFMGSGKTISLAGPSIIFVYMIIGFMLFFVMRAMGELLLSNLNYKSFIDFSADLLGPWAGYFTGWTYWFCWVVTGIADVVAIAAYTQFWFPDLPQWIPALTCVALLLSLNLVTVKMFGELEFWFALIKIVAILGLVATGLYMVITSFTSPSGRTAQLANLWNDGGMFPNGLMGFFAGFQIAVFAFVGIELVGTTAAEAKNPERTLPRAINSIPVRIIVFYVLALIAIMAVTPWRDVVPGKSPFVELFVLAGLPAAASIINFVVLTSAASSANSGVFSTSRMLYGLAQEGDAPRAFEKLSRRAVPANGLYFSCTCLLLGAVLIYLVPNVVEAFTLVTTVSAVLFMFVWTLILLSYLKYRTHRAALHEASKYKMPGGRFMCYVCLVFFAFILVLLSLEADTRSALVVTPVWFVLLAITYQGVRSKRHPRSAVRNG; encoded by the coding sequence ATGACCCGGACCTCTTCCCCCCCTGCTGAAGACCAGCACCTGCAGCGCAACCTGACCAACCGCCACATCCAGCTGATCGCCATCGGCGGCGCCATCGGCACCGGCCTGTTCATGGGCTCGGGCAAGACCATCAGCCTGGCAGGCCCATCGATCATCTTCGTCTACATGATCATCGGCTTCATGCTGTTCTTCGTCATGCGCGCCATGGGCGAACTGCTGCTGTCGAACCTCAACTACAAATCGTTCATCGACTTCTCTGCCGACCTGCTCGGCCCCTGGGCCGGCTACTTCACCGGCTGGACCTACTGGTTCTGCTGGGTGGTCACCGGCATCGCCGACGTGGTAGCGATCGCTGCCTACACGCAGTTCTGGTTCCCCGACCTGCCCCAGTGGATACCGGCACTGACCTGCGTGGCACTGCTGCTGTCACTGAACCTGGTGACCGTGAAGATGTTCGGCGAGCTGGAGTTCTGGTTCGCCCTGATCAAGATCGTCGCCATCCTCGGCCTGGTCGCCACCGGCCTGTACATGGTCATCACCAGCTTCACTTCACCGAGCGGGCGCACCGCGCAACTGGCCAACCTGTGGAATGACGGCGGCATGTTCCCCAATGGCCTGATGGGCTTCTTCGCCGGTTTCCAGATCGCCGTGTTCGCCTTCGTCGGCATCGAGCTGGTGGGCACCACCGCGGCCGAGGCGAAGAACCCCGAGCGCACTCTGCCCCGGGCGATCAACTCGATCCCGGTGCGAATCATCGTGTTCTACGTGCTGGCGCTGATCGCGATCATGGCCGTGACACCATGGCGCGACGTGGTGCCGGGCAAGAGCCCGTTCGTTGAATTGTTCGTGCTGGCTGGCCTGCCGGCAGCGGCCAGCATCATCAACTTCGTGGTGCTGACCTCGGCGGCCTCGTCGGCCAACAGCGGCGTGTTCTCCACCAGCCGCATGCTCTACGGCCTGGCCCAGGAAGGCGACGCCCCACGGGCGTTCGAGAAGCTGTCCCGCCGTGCCGTGCCGGCCAACGGCCTGTACTTCTCCTGCACCTGTCTGTTGCTCGGCGCAGTGCTGATCTACCTGGTGCCCAACGTGGTCGAGGCGTTCACCCTGGTGACCACGGTGTCGGCAGTGCTGTTCATGTTCGTCTGGACGCTGATCCTGCTGTCGTACCTGAAGTACCGTACACACCGCGCGGCGCTGCATGAGGCGTCGAAGTACAAGATGCCGGGCGGGCGCTTCATGTGCTACGTGTGCCTGGTGTTCTTTGCGTTCATCCTGGTGTTGCTGAGCCTGGAGGCGGATACGCGTTCAGCGCTGGTCGTGACACCGGTCTGGTTCGTGTTGCTGGCGATCACCTACCAGGGCGTGCGCAGCAAGCGCCACCCGCGCAGTGCGGTGCGCAACGGCTAG
- the urtB gene encoding urea ABC transporter permease subunit UrtB, giving the protein MNPPPISRIARMLRLLLTLLFLLPLATQASEGEFFLTAKPAEQATLLEGWAAQPDPARLTLLENLRQGRIAEGDTRKVRLNNRLRGLIDNALASHQLLSVSGETRLAAAQQLQKSAQPAQMAFLDRRFASEQDPAVHAALALALANLQLGASEPAVRLAAVRLLGETGDPLARTRLEALLQPGAETDANVRTAAETSLAQVKRKLLVGELLGQAFSGLSLGSILLLAALGLAITFGLLGVINMAHGEMLMLGAYSTYMVQVLLQRYAPGAIEFYPLIALPVAFAVSAGVGMALERTVIRHLYGRPLETLLATWGISLILIQAIRLLFGAQNVEVSNPAWLSGGIQLLPNLVLPYNRLVIIGFALAVVLLTWLLLNRTRLGLNVRAVTQNRNMAACCGVPTGRVDMLAFGLGSGIAGLGGVALSQVGNVGPDLGQSYIIDSFLVVVLGGVGQLAGSLWAAFGLGIANKLLEPQIGAVLGKILILALIILFIQKRPQGLFALKGRVID; this is encoded by the coding sequence ATGAATCCACCGCCGATTTCCAGGATTGCCCGCATGCTCAGACTCCTGCTCACCCTCCTCTTCTTGCTCCCCCTGGCAACCCAAGCCAGCGAAGGCGAATTCTTCCTCACCGCCAAGCCCGCCGAGCAGGCCACCCTGCTCGAAGGCTGGGCGGCGCAACCCGACCCCGCACGCCTGACGCTGCTGGAAAACCTGCGCCAGGGCCGTATCGCCGAAGGCGACACCCGCAAGGTGCGCCTGAACAACCGCCTGCGCGGCCTGATCGACAACGCCCTGGCCAGCCATCAGTTGCTCAGCGTCAGCGGCGAAACGCGCCTGGCCGCTGCCCAGCAGTTGCAGAAGAGCGCCCAGCCCGCGCAGATGGCCTTCCTCGACCGGCGCTTCGCCAGCGAACAAGACCCCGCCGTGCATGCCGCCCTCGCCCTCGCCCTGGCCAACCTGCAACTGGGCGCCAGCGAGCCTGCGGTGCGCCTGGCCGCCGTGCGCCTTCTGGGTGAAACCGGCGATCCACTGGCCCGCACCCGCCTGGAAGCCCTGCTGCAACCGGGCGCCGAAACCGACGCCAATGTGCGCACCGCCGCCGAGACCAGCCTGGCCCAGGTCAAACGCAAGCTATTGGTCGGCGAACTGCTCGGCCAGGCCTTCAGCGGCCTGTCGCTGGGCTCGATCCTGCTGCTGGCTGCATTGGGCCTGGCGATCACCTTCGGCCTGCTCGGGGTCATCAACATGGCCCACGGCGAAATGCTGATGCTGGGGGCCTACAGCACCTACATGGTCCAGGTGCTGCTGCAACGCTACGCGCCCGGCGCCATCGAGTTCTACCCGTTGATCGCCCTGCCGGTGGCCTTCGCCGTCAGCGCCGGGGTGGGGATGGCGCTGGAGCGCACGGTGATCCGCCACCTCTACGGCCGCCCGCTGGAAACCCTGCTGGCGACCTGGGGCATCAGCCTGATCCTGATCCAGGCCATCCGCCTGCTGTTCGGCGCGCAGAACGTCGAGGTGAGCAACCCGGCCTGGCTGTCCGGTGGCATCCAGCTGCTGCCCAACCTGGTGCTGCCCTACAACCGCCTGGTGATCATCGGCTTCGCCCTGGCCGTGGTGCTGCTCACCTGGTTGCTGCTCAACCGCACACGGCTTGGCCTGAACGTGCGCGCGGTCACCCAGAACCGCAACATGGCAGCCTGCTGCGGGGTGCCCACCGGGCGCGTCGACATGCTCGCCTTCGGTCTCGGCTCCGGCATCGCCGGGCTCGGCGGCGTGGCCCTGAGCCAGGTCGGCAACGTCGGCCCGGACCTGGGCCAGAGCTACATCATCGATTCGTTCCTGGTGGTGGTGCTCGGCGGTGTCGGGCAACTGGCCGGTAGCCTCTGGGCGGCCTTTGGCTTAGGGATAGCCAACAAGTTGCTGGAGCCGCAGATCGGCGCGGTACTCGGCAAGATCCTCATCCTTGCGTTGATCATTCTGTTCATCCAGAAGCGCCCGCAAGGCCTGTTCGCCCTCAAGGGACGGGTAATCGACTGA
- the urtA gene encoding urea ABC transporter substrate-binding protein, which yields MKRRSLIKAFTLSASIAAMGLSWSIQAAETIKVGILHSLSGTMAISETSLKDMALMTIDEINAKGGVNGKLLEPVVVDPASNWPLFAEKSRQLLTQDKVAVVFGCWTSVSRKSVLPVFEELNGLLFYPVQYEGEEMSPNVFYTGAAPNQQAIPAVEYLMSEDGGSAKRFFLLGTDYVYPRTTNKILRAFLHSKGVADKDIEEVYTPFGHADYQTIVANIKKFSAGGKTAVISTVNGDSNVPFYKELANQGLKATDVPVVAFSVGEEELRGIDTKPLVGHLAAWNYFESVDNPVNQKFVADWKAYAKAKNLPGADKAVTNDPMEATYVGIHMWAQAAEKAKSTDVDKVREALAGQSFKAPSGFTLTMDKTNHHLHKPVMIGEIQDDGQFSVVWETEQPLRAQPWSPFIPGNDKRPDYAVKGN from the coding sequence ATGAAGCGTCGCAGTCTGATCAAGGCTTTTACCCTCAGCGCATCAATCGCGGCGATGGGCCTGAGCTGGAGCATCCAGGCCGCCGAAACCATCAAGGTCGGCATCCTGCATTCACTGTCGGGCACCATGGCGATCTCCGAGACCTCACTCAAAGACATGGCGCTGATGACCATCGACGAGATCAACGCCAAGGGCGGGGTCAACGGCAAGCTGCTGGAGCCGGTGGTGGTCGACCCGGCCTCCAACTGGCCGCTGTTCGCTGAAAAAAGCCGCCAGCTGCTGACCCAGGACAAGGTCGCGGTGGTGTTCGGCTGCTGGACCTCGGTATCGCGCAAATCCGTGCTGCCGGTGTTCGAGGAACTCAACGGCCTGCTGTTCTACCCGGTGCAGTACGAAGGTGAAGAGATGTCGCCGAACGTGTTCTACACCGGCGCCGCCCCCAACCAGCAGGCCATTCCGGCCGTGGAATACCTGATGAGCGAAGACGGCGGCAGTGCCAAGCGCTTCTTCCTGCTGGGAACCGACTACGTCTACCCGCGCACCACCAACAAGATCCTGCGCGCCTTCCTGCACAGCAAAGGCGTGGCCGACAAGGACATCGAGGAGGTTTACACGCCGTTCGGCCACGCCGATTACCAAACCATCGTCGCCAACATCAAGAAGTTCTCCGCTGGCGGCAAGACCGCGGTCATCTCCACCGTCAACGGCGACTCGAACGTGCCGTTCTACAAGGAACTGGCCAACCAGGGCCTGAAGGCCACCGACGTGCCGGTGGTGGCGTTCTCGGTGGGCGAAGAAGAGCTGCGCGGCATCGACACCAAGCCGTTGGTAGGCCACCTGGCGGCGTGGAACTACTTCGAATCGGTGGATAACCCGGTCAACCAGAAGTTCGTCGCCGACTGGAAGGCCTACGCCAAGGCCAAGAACCTGCCAGGTGCCGACAAGGCCGTGACCAACGACCCGATGGAGGCAACCTATGTGGGCATCCACATGTGGGCGCAGGCGGCGGAGAAAGCCAAGTCCACCGATGTCGACAAGGTCCGCGAGGCGCTGGCCGGGCAGAGCTTCAAGGCGCCGTCGGGCTTCACCCTGACCATGGACAAAACCAACCACCACCTGCACAAGCCGGTGATGATCGGCGAGATCCAGGATGACGGGCAGTTCAGTGTGGTCTGGGAGACCGAGCAGCCATTGCGGGCACAGCCGTGGAGCCCGTTCATTCCGGGCAACGACAAGCGGCCCGATTACGCGGTGAAAGGTAACTGA
- a CDS encoding NfeD family protein, which produces MEMQWWIWLIFGIALILLELVLPTFFIIWFGIGAVLVSLISLAAPSLQLDMQVLLWVLFSSGTTFLWFKLFKRRQPDVRWTADSVIGEVGLLISNVSQFQKGRVRFQKPILGNEEWPCVADSDIASGERVRLVAIEGNTARVIRA; this is translated from the coding sequence ATGGAAATGCAATGGTGGATCTGGCTGATCTTCGGTATCGCCCTGATCCTGCTCGAACTGGTCCTCCCCACCTTCTTCATCATCTGGTTCGGCATCGGTGCCGTGCTGGTCTCGCTCATCTCGCTGGCTGCCCCCAGCCTGCAACTGGACATGCAGGTACTGCTTTGGGTGCTGTTCTCTTCGGGCACCACGTTCCTCTGGTTCAAGCTGTTCAAGCGCAGGCAGCCGGATGTGCGCTGGACCGCCGACAGTGTGATCGGCGAAGTCGGGCTGCTGATCAGCAACGTCTCGCAATTCCAGAAAGGCCGCGTGCGTTTCCAGAAGCCGATCCTCGGCAATGAGGAGTGGCCGTGCGTCGCCGACAGCGACATTGCTTCTGGCGAGCGTGTACGGCTTGTCGCCATCGAAGGTAATACCGCCCGCGTCATTCGGGCCTGA
- a CDS encoding PepSY-associated TM helix domain-containing protein, with translation MSGTRVSFYNLAWRWHFYAGLFVAPFMILLAITGIIYLFKPQLDPLLYRDLMVVEAGHHRQGADLMLAEVRQAYPKGHVGQYLPPIDANRSAQFVVHDGGRELNVFVDPYSGKILGEQDGKQNLQAIARALHGELMVGTVGDRLVELAAGWGIVLVVSGLYLWWPRGRNGSGVLWPRLGAKGRVFWRDLHAVTGFWGAALLLLMLISGMTWTGLWGKQYADLWNRFPAAMWNDVPKSDQQAGELNNAHRQTVPWALENTPMPQSGAHAEHAGHHSMSDMPAAPQVSLQQVEDVANARKVEPGYSITVPTTADGVYTVAVFADDPRNDATLHVDQYTGKVLADVRWQDYSPVARATELGVMLHEGKMFGALNQIIILLVCLMILLGSVSGLVMWWKRRPEGGLGVPPLRHDLPRWKTAVGVMLVLGAMFPLVGVSMVVMWVVDSLAVRRRRVLAQA, from the coding sequence ATGAGTGGAACACGCGTGTCCTTCTACAACCTGGCCTGGCGCTGGCATTTCTATGCCGGGCTGTTCGTTGCCCCTTTCATGATCCTGCTGGCGATCACCGGGATCATCTACCTGTTCAAGCCACAGCTTGATCCGCTGCTGTACCGCGACCTGATGGTGGTCGAAGCCGGCCATCACCGACAGGGCGCGGACCTGATGCTGGCCGAAGTGCGTCAGGCCTACCCCAAGGGCCATGTCGGCCAGTACCTGCCCCCCATTGATGCCAACCGCAGTGCGCAGTTCGTGGTGCATGACGGTGGCCGCGAGCTGAATGTGTTCGTCGACCCGTATAGCGGCAAGATCCTCGGCGAACAGGACGGCAAGCAGAACCTGCAGGCCATCGCCCGTGCCCTGCACGGCGAGCTGATGGTCGGTACGGTCGGCGATCGCCTGGTGGAGCTGGCCGCTGGCTGGGGCATCGTGCTGGTGGTGTCCGGCCTCTACCTGTGGTGGCCACGTGGGCGCAACGGCTCCGGCGTGCTATGGCCACGCTTGGGGGCGAAAGGTCGAGTGTTCTGGCGCGACCTGCATGCCGTGACTGGCTTCTGGGGGGCGGCCCTGCTGCTGTTGATGCTGATCAGCGGCATGACCTGGACCGGGCTGTGGGGCAAGCAGTACGCCGATTTGTGGAACCGCTTCCCGGCGGCCATGTGGAATGACGTGCCCAAGTCCGATCAACAGGCCGGTGAACTGAACAATGCCCACCGCCAGACCGTGCCCTGGGCACTGGAAAACACGCCGATGCCGCAATCGGGCGCACATGCAGAGCATGCCGGGCATCACAGCATGTCGGACATGCCAGCGGCGCCGCAGGTGAGCCTGCAGCAGGTGGAAGACGTGGCCAATGCGCGCAAGGTCGAGCCGGGATACAGCATCACCGTGCCCACCACTGCGGACGGCGTCTACACCGTGGCCGTGTTCGCCGATGACCCACGCAACGACGCCACCCTGCATGTCGACCAGTACACCGGCAAGGTGCTGGCCGATGTGCGCTGGCAGGACTACAGCCCGGTCGCCCGGGCGACCGAACTGGGTGTGATGCTGCACGAGGGCAAGATGTTCGGTGCGCTGAACCAGATCATCATCCTGCTGGTGTGCCTGATGATCCTGCTGGGCTCGGTGAGCGGGCTGGTGATGTGGTGGAAGCGCCGGCCGGAAGGTGGACTGGGCGTGCCGCCGTTGCGTCATGACCTGCCGCGCTGGAAGACGGCGGTGGGGGTGATGCTGGTGCTGGGGGCGATGTTCCCGCTGGTGGGAGTGTCGATGGTGGTGATGTGGGTGGTGGACAGTCTGGCCGTGCGGCGCCGTCGGGTGCTGGCCCAGGCTTGA
- a CDS encoding SPFH domain-containing protein, which produces MTSLIVVAALALFVLITVFKGVRIVPQGEEWIVERLGRYNSTLKPGLNIVIPYMDVVAYRLPTKDIILDVQEQEIITRDNAVIVANALCFAKVVDPQKASYGVQNFTFAVTSLTMTSLRAIVGAMDLDEALSSREQIKARLREAMSEQTEDWGVTVRSVEIQDIKPSENMQLAMERQAAAERERKADVTRAEGAKQAAILEAEARLQSAKLDAEAQINLAEASARAISLVKEAVGNETVPAMYLLGERYVGAMENLAGSSNAKVVVLPADLQETVRGLMGRNKA; this is translated from the coding sequence ATGACCAGCCTCATCGTCGTCGCCGCCCTGGCTCTGTTTGTCCTGATCACCGTGTTCAAGGGGGTACGCATCGTGCCCCAGGGTGAGGAATGGATCGTCGAGCGCCTGGGCCGCTACAACAGCACCCTCAAGCCCGGGCTGAACATCGTCATCCCGTACATGGACGTGGTCGCCTACCGCCTGCCAACCAAGGACATCATCCTCGATGTGCAGGAGCAGGAAATCATCACCCGCGACAACGCGGTGATCGTCGCCAACGCCCTGTGCTTCGCCAAGGTCGTCGACCCGCAGAAGGCGTCGTACGGCGTGCAGAACTTCACGTTTGCCGTCACCAGCCTGACCATGACGTCGTTGCGTGCAATCGTCGGTGCCATGGATCTGGACGAAGCGCTGTCGAGCCGCGAGCAGATCAAGGCGCGCCTGCGTGAGGCGATGTCCGAGCAGACCGAAGACTGGGGCGTTACCGTGCGCTCGGTAGAGATCCAGGACATCAAGCCGTCCGAGAACATGCAGTTGGCCATGGAGCGCCAGGCAGCGGCCGAGCGTGAGCGCAAGGCCGACGTGACCCGTGCCGAAGGCGCGAAGCAAGCGGCTATCCTCGAAGCCGAGGCACGCCTGCAGTCGGCCAAGCTGGACGCCGAGGCGCAGATCAACCTGGCCGAAGCCTCGGCACGGGCGATTTCGCTGGTCAAGGAAGCGGTGGGCAACGAGACGGTGCCGGCCATGTACCTGCTGGGTGAGCGTTATGTGGGCGCCATGGAGAACCTGGCAGGCAGCAGCAATGCCAAGGTGGTGGTGCTGCCAGCTGACCTGCAGGAGACCGTGCGTGGCTTGATGGGCCGAAACAAGGCTTGA
- a CDS encoding copper chaperone PCu(A)C translates to MLKQALVVAALLLPGAFANAHEYTVGDLHIAHPWSLELPPNAPNVAAYFVVHNNGKADDRLLGVDSPITADAQLHEHSMSSNGTMKMQRVESVVVPAGKDVVFAPSAYHVMLMQPKSRDLLSDGKRFPLTLHFEKAGNVTVDVAVQKQPPADQPQGHEHAH, encoded by the coding sequence ATGCTCAAGCAAGCTCTCGTAGTGGCCGCACTGCTGCTGCCCGGCGCCTTCGCCAATGCCCATGAATACACCGTGGGCGACCTGCACATCGCCCACCCTTGGTCACTGGAACTGCCACCCAACGCGCCCAACGTCGCCGCGTACTTTGTCGTGCACAACAACGGCAAGGCCGATGACCGTCTGCTCGGCGTCGACAGCCCGATCACGGCTGACGCACAACTGCACGAGCACAGCATGAGTAGCAACGGCACCATGAAGATGCAGCGGGTAGAAAGCGTGGTGGTACCGGCCGGCAAGGACGTGGTCTTCGCCCCCAGCGCCTACCACGTGATGCTCATGCAGCCCAAGAGCCGCGACCTGCTCAGCGATGGCAAGCGCTTCCCGCTGACACTGCACTTCGAGAAGGCCGGCAACGTCACGGTCGATGTCGCTGTGCAGAAACAGCCGCCGGCAGACCAGCCCCAAGGCCACGAACACGCGCACTGA
- a CDS encoding DUF2946 domain-containing protein: protein MPPRRHIAWIACLAVLFNLLAMPLSSAAPKGPAEQLLWGAFCSSVASKAKVDVQALAKIDLGSQSDEHSNMQHCWCCSGAAPLLALPGYPPQLHNPPTLLAGFTPPPSRYQPTPRQLWPALNPRASPLV, encoded by the coding sequence ATGCCCCCACGTCGGCACATCGCCTGGATAGCCTGCCTTGCAGTGCTGTTCAACCTGCTGGCCATGCCGCTGTCCTCTGCCGCGCCCAAGGGCCCGGCCGAGCAGCTGCTGTGGGGGGCATTCTGTTCCAGCGTGGCCAGCAAGGCCAAAGTCGATGTTCAGGCGCTCGCCAAGATCGACCTCGGCTCGCAAAGCGACGAGCATTCCAACATGCAGCACTGCTGGTGCTGCTCCGGCGCCGCACCGCTGCTGGCCCTGCCAGGCTACCCACCGCAACTGCACAACCCACCTACTCTGCTGGCCGGGTTCACGCCACCGCCTTCCCGCTACCAGCCAACGCCGCGCCAGTTATGGCCCGCGCTCAATCCCCGTGCCTCTCCCCTGGTCTGA
- a CDS encoding TonB-dependent copper receptor, giving the protein MSGCTPAFAFKGTLAALCGSLLAPMALAADPGHEGHEHDLAELSPTVITAIAPSSPLTVVTNPKDPRQPVPASDGADYLKTIPGFSAIRAGGTNGDPVLRGMFGSRLNILTNGGVMPGACPNRMDAPTSYISPETYDRLTVIKGPQSVIWGPGGSAGTILFEREPEKFGTLGSRVNASLLAGSNGRFDKLIDTAAGNSQAYARFVGNQSHSDDYQDGSGDTVPSRWDKWNGDVALGWTPDQDTLLELTAGKGDGEARYAGRGMDGAQFKRESLGLRFEKSNLGEVLDKIEAQVYYNYADHVMDNYTLRTPSGTGMMAGPMAAAVDRRTLGARIKATWRWADVQLISGIDAQTNEHRARSAMGVDAYKDKPWEKDADFHNYGAFGELTWYTTSQDRLITGARLDRVSARDFRADSATNGNTRADTLPSGFVRYEHDLVAVPATTYIGLGHAQRFPDYWELFSPDQGPAGSTNAFDSIKPEKTTQLDFGIQYRDERLDAWASGYVGQIRDYILFDYRTGMMGMSTSQAQNIDARIMGGELGAAYKLTENWKADATLAYAWGKNSSDGKALPQMPPLESRLGLTYSRDTWSAGALWRLVAAQNRIAENQGNVVGKDYDKSAGFGVFSLNGAYKVNKNLKLSAGVDNLFDKTYAEHLNLAGNAGFGYPANDPQPVNEPGRTFWTKVDVSY; this is encoded by the coding sequence ATGTCCGGCTGTACCCCTGCATTTGCCTTCAAAGGCACACTCGCCGCCCTGTGCGGCTCGCTGCTCGCGCCCATGGCCCTGGCCGCCGACCCAGGCCACGAAGGCCATGAGCACGACCTTGCCGAACTGAGCCCGACGGTGATTACTGCCATCGCGCCCAGCTCGCCGCTGACCGTGGTCACCAACCCGAAAGACCCGCGCCAGCCCGTACCGGCCAGCGATGGCGCCGACTACCTCAAGACCATCCCCGGCTTCTCGGCGATTCGCGCCGGTGGCACCAACGGTGACCCGGTGTTGCGCGGCATGTTCGGTTCACGCCTGAACATCCTCACCAACGGCGGCGTGATGCCCGGCGCCTGCCCTAACCGCATGGACGCACCGACGTCCTACATCTCGCCAGAAACCTACGACCGCCTCACCGTGATCAAGGGCCCGCAAAGCGTCATCTGGGGCCCCGGCGGTTCGGCCGGCACCATCCTCTTCGAGCGGGAACCGGAAAAATTCGGCACCCTCGGCAGCCGCGTCAACGCAAGCCTGCTGGCCGGTTCCAACGGCCGCTTCGACAAGTTGATCGACACCGCCGCCGGCAACAGCCAGGCCTATGCCCGCTTCGTCGGCAACCAGTCGCATTCCGATGACTACCAGGACGGCAGCGGCGACACCGTGCCTTCGCGCTGGGACAAGTGGAACGGCGACGTGGCCCTGGGCTGGACCCCGGACCAGGACACCTTGCTGGAGCTCACCGCCGGCAAGGGCGACGGCGAGGCACGTTACGCCGGCCGCGGCATGGACGGCGCACAGTTCAAGCGTGAAAGCCTGGGCCTGCGTTTCGAGAAGTCCAACCTCGGCGAGGTGCTCGACAAGATCGAGGCGCAGGTCTACTACAACTACGCCGACCACGTGATGGACAACTACACCCTGCGTACCCCGTCGGGCACGGGCATGATGGCCGGCCCCATGGCCGCCGCCGTCGACCGCCGCACCCTTGGCGCGCGCATCAAGGCCACCTGGCGCTGGGCCGATGTGCAACTGATCAGCGGTATCGATGCCCAGACCAACGAACACCGCGCCCGCAGCGCGATGGGTGTGGATGCGTACAAGGACAAACCCTGGGAAAAGGACGCCGACTTCCACAACTACGGAGCGTTCGGCGAGCTCACCTGGTACACCACAAGCCAGGACCGCCTGATCACCGGCGCCCGCCTGGATCGTGTCTCAGCCAGGGATTTCCGCGCCGACAGCGCCACCAACGGCAACACCCGCGCCGATACCTTGCCCAGTGGCTTCGTGCGCTACGAGCACGACCTGGTGGCCGTACCCGCCACTACCTACATCGGCCTCGGCCATGCCCAGCGCTTCCCCGACTATTGGGAGCTGTTCTCCCCGGACCAAGGCCCTGCTGGCTCGACCAATGCGTTCGATAGCATCAAGCCCGAAAAGACCACCCAACTCGACTTCGGAATCCAGTACCGTGACGAGCGCCTGGATGCCTGGGCTTCGGGCTATGTCGGGCAGATCCGCGACTACATCCTGTTCGACTACCGCACCGGCATGATGGGCATGAGCACCTCCCAGGCGCAGAACATCGATGCCCGCATCATGGGCGGCGAACTGGGCGCCGCCTACAAGCTGACGGAAAACTGGAAAGCCGATGCCACCCTGGCTTACGCCTGGGGCAAGAACAGCAGCGACGGCAAGGCACTGCCGCAGATGCCACCGTTGGAAAGCCGCCTGGGCCTGACCTACAGCCGCGACACCTGGAGCGCCGGGGCGCTGTGGCGGCTAGTGGCGGCGCAGAACCGCATTGCCGAGAACCAGGGCAACGTGGTGGGCAAGGACTATGACAAGAGTGCCGGCTTCGGCGTGTTCTCGCTCAACGGCGCCTATAAGGTGAACAAAAACCTCAAGCTCAGCGCAGGGGTCGACAACCTGTTCGACAAAACCTACGCCGAGCACCTGAACCTGGCCGGGAACGCCGGGTTCGGCTACCCGGCGAATGATCCACAGCCGGTGAACGAGCCAGGCAGGACCTTCTGGACCAAGGTCGATGTGAGCTACTGA
- a CDS encoding DUF2946 domain-containing protein, protein MSLPRNRLSRTSRPDRRRVGGGWLSLFAMWMIFIGPLVSQSMPMDHHAGMNMPMDMTMAAGHEHGGDAHHGHGGDGQLHVMWEKCGYCSLLFNCPALPQTLSPLSAGGVTPATFAPAHPHQGHARQAVFPGARSRAPPPSISV, encoded by the coding sequence ATGAGCCTGCCGCGCAACCGTCTCAGCCGTACCTCCCGCCCTGATCGCAGGCGCGTCGGTGGTGGCTGGCTGAGCCTGTTTGCCATGTGGATGATCTTTATCGGCCCGCTGGTTTCCCAGTCGATGCCGATGGACCATCACGCCGGCATGAACATGCCAATGGACATGACCATGGCCGCCGGCCATGAGCATGGCGGCGACGCGCACCATGGCCACGGAGGCGATGGGCAGCTGCACGTGATGTGGGAAAAGTGCGGCTACTGCAGCCTGTTGTTCAACTGCCCGGCATTACCGCAAACCCTCAGCCCGCTCAGCGCGGGCGGTGTCACCCCCGCCACGTTCGCCCCCGCCCACCCCCATCAGGGCCATGCCCGGCAGGCCGTATTCCCTGGTGCGCGCAGCCGCGCCCCGCCACCTTCGATCAGCGTGTGA